A stretch of Ipomoea triloba cultivar NCNSP0323 chromosome 11, ASM357664v1 DNA encodes these proteins:
- the LOC115995867 gene encoding uncharacterized protein LOC115995867: protein MLHLLFNFHSSSLYIKQVHFLLLHFTPFSSIPLQSSASPTKPTRNNASSDNFRGIAKHVISKCSHGFHLFKKQESRLGFNAAAKILCLRLKRLNFFGGFLSGPVSRLRVLNIFLNLTRSWPKIESTFSFDSTTVVKCQAAVSVLMLAAVVPISLTGVVLLEYGQETGREELNMN, encoded by the exons ATGCTTCATCTTCTTTTCAATTTCCATTCAAGCAGTCTGTACATCAAGCAGGTTCATTTCCTTCTTCTCCATTTTACTCCTTTCTCCTCCATCCCTCTCCAATCCTCTGCATCGCCTACAAAACCCACCAGAAATAATGCATCTTCGGATAACTTTCGTGGCATTGCAAAACATGTGATATCCAAGTGCTCACATGGATTCCATCTGTTCAAGAAACAAGAATCCAGATTGG GTTTCAATGCGGCAGCAAAAATTTTGTGCTTGAGGCTAAAAAGGCTAAATTTTTTTGGGGGATTTTTAAGCGGGCCAGTTAGCAGACTAAGGGTTTTGAACATCTTCCTCAATCTTACAAGATCATGGCCGAAAATTGAATCGACTTTTAGCTTCGATTCTACTACCGTCGTGAAGTGTCAGGCTGCAGTGTCGGTGTTGATGCTGGCCGCCGTCGTCCCAATCTCCCTTACCGGAGTCGTACTTCTGGAGTATGGCCAAGAGACGGGAAGAGAAGAGTTGAATATGAATTGA
- the LOC115995633 gene encoding putative UPF0481 protein At3g02645 produces the protein MSAYPSDMPSNSGSSFDERRWVIHVRRSLQDEEIEEDSEIPVSIFSVPKNLMVADPDSYVPQQVAIGPYHYWRPELYEMERYKLAAAKRTQKNLHTFKFQHLVEQVTKFEHRIRAYYHKFLNFNCETLGWMVAVDAAFLLEFLQVYAAQEGEVILTRVSSRMSHLVDISGRKSAHNAILRDMVMLENQIPLFVLRKMLEFQSSSLEVADNTLMCMLIGFFKEVSPFKMVEVLPKVEIKECAHLLDVVYHLIVPKCEGCSTEITEEGDGMTPTDHGENTSFGQPSSVRQLADEVWKIVVKIQKGPARLIKRVVLSRPVKVMLKLPWKLLSNLPGLKFVLQPIAYLCLYNQEKDNGKPESENPPDADKPPLVEEIAIPSVTDLFEAGVSFVPAKEGIAGICFDDKKVALYLPCISLDLNTEVLLRNLVAYEACNASGPVVFTRYTELMNGIIDTEEDARVLRERGIILNRLKSDGDVAKLWNGMSRSVRLTKVPFLDKAIEDVNKYYNGRWKVKMGNLMKQYVFGSWRFLTVLAAIMLLLLMSLQAICSVYSCARLFHLNSNSTSTSR, from the exons ATGTCTGCCTATCCCTCCGACATGCCATCAAACTCCGGCTCCAGCTTCGACGAACGCCGGTGGGTCATTCACGTCCGGCGGAGCCTGCAGGACGAGGAGATTGAAGAAGACTCCGAAATCCCCGTCAGCATTTTCAGCGTACCCAAGAATTTAATGGTGGCTGATCCCGATTCCTACGTTCCCCAACAGGTGGCCATCGGCCCCTACCATTACTGGCGCCCGGAGCTCTACGAGATGGAGAGGTACAAGCTCGCCGCCGCCAAGAGAACTCAGAAGAATTTGCATACTTTCAAGTTCCAACATCTTGTTGAACAG GTGACCAAATTTGAGCATAGGATTCGAGCATACTACCACAAGTTCTTGAATTTCAACTGCGAAACGCTGGGGTGGATGGTGGCGGTGGACGCTGCGTTCTTGCTGGAGTTTCTTCAGGTATACGCAGCTCAAGAAGGGGAGGTTATTCTGACTAGGGTTTCATCAAGAATGTCACATTTGGTGGACATTTCCGGGAGAAAATCTGCCCACAACGCCATTCTCAGGGACATGGTAATGCTGGAGAATCAAATCCCATTGTTTGTGCTGCGGAAAATGCTGGAATTTCAGTCCTCTTCTTTGGAGGTAGCAGACAACACGTTGATGTGCATGCTGATTGGGTTCTTCAAAGAGGTTTCCCCATTCAAGATGGTAGAAGTTTTGCCCAAAGTGGAGATCAAAGAATGTGCACATTTGCTAGACGTTGTGTACCATTTAATCGTGCCCAAATGTGAAG GTTGCAGCACAGAAATAACGGAGGAAGGTGATGGTATGACCCCAACCGACCACGGGGAAAACACATCTTTCGGACAACCTAGTTCTGTCAGACAGCTTGCCGACGAGGTATGGAAAATTGTCGTGAAGATACAGAAAGGCCCGGCACGtttgatcaagagagttgtgTTGTCGCGGCCTGTTAAGGTTATGTTGAAGCTACCATGGAAGCTGTTGTCGAATCTCCCTGGGCTAAAGTTTGTGCTGCAACCCATTGCTTACTTGTGCCTCTATAATCAAGAGAAAGACAACGGAAAACCCGAAAGCGAAAACCCGCCGGACGCCGACAAGCCTCCGTTAGTGGAGGAAATTGCAATCCCGTCGGTGACTGATCTGTTCGAAGCTGGAGTAAGTTTTGTTCCCGCAAAGGAAGGAATAGCCGGCATTTGCTTCGACGACAAAAAGGTGGCGCTTTATCTCCCCTGCATTAGTCTAGACTTGAACACCGAG GTATTGTTAAGGAATCTTGTAGCATACGAGGCCTGTAATGCTTCAGGGCCGGTAGTGTTTACTCGTTATACCGAGTTAATGAATGGGATTATTGATACTGAAGAGGATGCGAGGGTGCTGAGGGAGAGAGGGATAATTTTGAACCGACTGAAGAGTGATGGGGATGTGGCTAAGTTGTGGAATGGAATGAGCAGATCGGTGAGGTTGACCAAAGTGCCCTTCTTGGATAAGGCAATTGAGGATGTGAACAAGTATTACAACGGGAGATGGAAGGTTAAAATGGGAAACCTCATGAAGCAATATGTGTTTGGGTCATGGCGGTTCCTCACAGTCTTGGCTGCAATTATGCTCTTGCTTTTGATGAGTCTGCAGGCAATTTGTTCAGTTTATAGTTGTGCTCGTCTTTTCCATCTTAATAGTAATAGTACAAGTACTAGTCGATAA
- the LOC115996199 gene encoding uncharacterized protein LOC115996199 — protein MLSSNQISRVPSFLFIFIILLSPFGLASVIPGVVDGSNNGAVSWGNGRSLLQENNGGDSSLILAAERTHRKDPSDKLNYYTGGWNISNDHYKSSVAFTGAPLFLIAAIWFLGFGLALLLVCLCCCCCRKTRYGYSRSAYALSLAFLALFTVAAIIGSAVLYTGQDKFYHSTKDTMDFVVAQADSTVYKLRNVSGVLAVAKSTGVAQIFLPKDVQNSIDRVDDTINSSANTLETETRNNKRDILRAIDVVSKTLIILAAVMLGLAALGFLLSILGLQFLVYILVILGWILIAATFFLSGVFLVLHNVVGDTCVAMDQWVKHPEAHTALDDIIPCVDPQAARAALSQSKDVTFQMVGVVNRIINNVSNVNMPARSPAWYNQSGPLVPNLCNPFNSDKTDRNCAAGEVEFSNATEVWKSYVCKVSAKNVCTTVGRLTPDLYRQMNTAINISGGLYHYGPFLTELVDCTFLRGTFNVIHDDHCPDLSKFSKWVYIGLALASAAVMFSLIFWVIYARERRHRKYTKLVDARSGLGSPSPSK, from the exons ATGCTCTCAAGCAATCAAATCTCCCGTGTACCCTCTTTTCTGTTCATATTCATAATCCTTTTGTCCCCATTTGGGTTAGCTTCTGTGATTCCAG GTGTGGTTGATGGGAGCAATAATGGTGCAGTTTCTTGGGGAAATGGAAGGTCACTATTACAGGAAAACAATGGTGGAGATTCATCCTTGATACTCGCTGCAGAGAGAACACACAGGAAAGACCCATCTGACAAGCTAAACTACTATACTGGTGGATGGAATATCAGTAATGACCATTACAAGTCT TCTGTGGCTTTTACTGGTGCCCCGCTTTTCTTAATTGCTGCAATTTGGTTTTTGGGATTTGGCCTCGCATTGCTGTTAGTCTGTCTTTGCTGTTGCTGCTGCAGGAAAACTCGCTATGGTTACTCCCGAAGTGCTTATGCACTTTCGCTTGCCTTTCTCGCTTTATTTACTGTTGCTGCAAT CATTGGCTCTGCGGTTCTGTATACTGGACAAGACAAATTTTACCATAGTACAAAAGACACAATGGACTTTGTTGTGGCCCAAGCAGATTCCACGGTCTACAAACTGAGAAACGTGTCGGGTGTTCTGGCTGTAGCCAAAAGTACTGGAGTTGCTCAGATTTTTCTACCGAAAGATGTTCAGAACAGCATTGATCGGGTTGATGACACCATCAACTCTTCTGCTAACACTCTTGAAACTGAAACGCGGAACAACAAAAGGGACATCTTACGTGCTATAGACGTGGT GAGTAAGACTCTCATAATTTTAGCTGCCGTTATGCTTGGCTTGGCCGCTCTTGGTTTTT TATTGTCTATCCTTGGCCTGCAATTTCTCGTGTACAT TCTGGTGATCCTAGGATGGATTCTCATTGCAGCAACATTTTTCTTGAGCGGTGTATTTTTAGTTCTTCACAA TGTGGTCGGGGACACTTGTGTTGCCATGGATCAATGGGTTAAGCACCCGGAGGCTCATACCGCATTGGATGATATTATTCCCTGTGTAGACCCTCAAGCTGCTCGAGCCGCGCTGTCCCAAAGCAAAGACGTGACATTCCAGATGGTTGGGGTCGTTAACAGGATCATAAACAATGTGTCTAACGTTAACATGCCAGCCCGTTCACCCGCTTGGTACAATCAATCTGGTCCATTGGTGCCTAACCTCTGCAATCCATTTAACTCTGACAAGACAGATCGAAACTGTGCTGCTGGCGAGGTTGAGTTCAGTAATGCAACCGAG GTTTGGAAGAGTTATGTCTGTAAAGTTTCGGCGAAGAATGTGTGCACCACAGTGGGGCGTTTAACGCCTGATCTGTACAGGCAGATGAACACTGCAATTAACATCAGTGGCGGTCTATACCACTACGGTCCATTCCTCACCGAACTTGTCGACTGCACATTCCTTCGAGGTACGTTCAATGTGATACACGATGATCATTGCCCCGATTTGAGCAAGTTCAGCAAGTGGGTCTACATCGGGCTGGCTCTGGCATCGGCTGCAGTCATGTTCTCGCTCATATTCTGGGTAATCTACGCCCGAGAGAGGCGCCACCGTAAGTACACCAAACTGGTGGACGCGAGATCCGGGTTGGGCTCTCCTTCCCCGAGCAAATGA